From the Chiloscyllium punctatum isolate Juve2018m chromosome 42, sChiPun1.3, whole genome shotgun sequence genome, the window TGTCAATGTTTGCTACAATGTCCATAAATAGAATCCCCACAGATATTAtagagactggagggtttgagttataagaggaggctggattggctgggaATCTTTTCCTGGAGGGCAGGAGGCTGAGGTGTGGTCTTAaagaagtttctaaaatcatgaggggcacagataaggtgaatcgCAAGAATCTTTTCCTtcgggtaggggagttcaaaactagagggcagaggtttaaggtgagagaggaaagattgaaaagggacctgaggggcagctttttcacacacagggtagtTTGAATGTGGGATGAgcagccaaaggaagtggtagaggcaggtacattaCTACATTTAGAAGATATTTGGAcgtgtacatgaatagggaaggtttagtGGGATCTGAGCAGGCAAACGGTACCAGTTTTTGTTTGGGAAacctggacaggttggaccgaagggtctatttctgtaaGACCCTGTCGGGGAGGTACACTATAATAATGTCACTGAAGTTCTCTGAATCGTGGCAATTTAATTATTAGCTGAAAACCATACCTTAGTTTTTTCTTTGGTCAGTCTCGGCCAAGCTTTTTTACCATCAACTTTCCTCATGAAGAGTGTTATAGACCTACCAGAACATTTGTGTCTTGAATCCTGTCAATTGAAGAAAAAGTGAAAGTGATTAAACCTCTTTTCGTAAGTAAAGGAAGTTCATTTTTGATTATTTCAGTAGTGACTTGGTGCTACACAACAGCTGACTGCATAGATCAGCTTCTGTTTTTAACCCAAGAACAGGACGGTGGTAAAAGGGAAGTGAAAGGAGGTTCTCAATGTTCGCTGCAATATCCATAAACAGAATCTtccagagatgtcagagagactGGAGcatttgagttacaaggagaggctggagaggctggataggctggcacATTTGACCCTGGAGCATAGGAAACTGAGGGTTGacattatagacgtttataaaattacAAGAGGCACGAATAGGTGATTACAGAGGCTGGTCCAACTGGCAGCCCCTCAGCCTAGAATCAGCCCACCAACTGGTCCTATGCAGCCTGTGACCCATGTTCCCAATACAGGAGTACATGTGGAGATTTCTGCAAGGAGATGCTCCTTCAATCAAAAGTTTCTTTCTGTCTTTGCAGCTGGTCAGGATTCTGAGGACTAGTAGCAGAAGACATTGGGGTTTAAAAAGAACTTTGCTAAAAACGCAGAGAAGCTAGAAATGAGAGAGAAACCATGAGACAGAGAGGCCAGAGATAGATATGGTGTGGCTGAGGGCAGGAAAATTTAAACAGAAGGACACATTTGGGAAGGATGGAGGACAATAGGATCGGGAGCAGAGAAAAAGCAAGAGAAGCAGAGGAGCAAATACGTTGCTCAGCATAGATGCTGAGGAAAGACTGAAGGGAAAATATCTCATTAAAAAACTCAGGCAAAGTTCCCAGGCTTGAAACACACAAACCTCCAGGTGCACATTTTCCAGCAAGGAATACTAGAAAGTGACATGGACAGGAAGATGAGTTGTTTTTTTCCCTCCTAGTCTGAAGGAAGTAAAGCCAACTTTACCAACTTAACTGCTTCTCAGACTTGAGATCAATGGCTTAGTACAGACAAGAAATGAAAACTTGACTTCAGTATCTTCATCCTACATAAGCCAGTGTTTTTAATCACTACATTGGCAGTGAATCGACGtcaacaatttgcatttgttgtttgagttcaagtatgTCTGGATATCATAGGAAAAATTAataaacagcgaaattcacaactaatcttggaggaacctgtatgGGATAGCTCACAGCACAAGAACAGATAAATGCATAGTTTTTCAGTGTGGCCTTGCTATAAATCTGCAATACTGAGTAGAGTAGGTtccttcttgattatatgttttattgcaATCGGTctcttgattttttaaaaattttttaaaatataagcggtaagtattaagttagcctggagcagtgttttattTAAAGCAATAAGAcgatgctattttctgggtctgtagattgtgaaggaacaaaGATGGCCTGTAGTAGAGTGATGTGGTCTTCTGTCGGGTGTGGGAGTTTGGGGAGAGTTTCCACGTTACTGATGACTATGTCTGtaggaagtgtctttggttgaGAATCCCATCAGATCGTATGAATCAgttggagtggcagttagaggcaatatgGAATTTACAGGAgttagggggtgtgatggatggcagttataggaagtgaGAAAAaccgcagatacagtcaggtagatgggttaacccCAAGAAGGCTAGGtagggtaggcaggtagtgcatgggtctcctgtggctattcccatctcaaacaagtatgctgttttggaaaatgacgagggtgatggactctcaggggaatgtagtatGTACAGATAGGTTTCTGGTATTaagacaggctctaatgtaatgggaggtacatcgggttccaagcaatcaattgtgatggggactctctagtcagagatGCAGACAGCTGTTTCTGGAGCcggcagtgaaaaatcagactgATGTGTTGCCTCCTTGATGCCGAGATCAAGGGtatcttggagagggtgcagaatgttctcaaaggggagaggcaTCATAAgggggtcattgtacacattggaactaatgacataggaaggaaaaaagatgagattctgaaggaagaatatagaaagttaggcaggaatttaaaaaggaagtcctcaaggtagtaatatctggattactcctggtgctacaagctagtgagggtaggaattggaggatagagcagatgaatgcgtggctgaggtgCTAGTGCATGGGAGAAAGATTTGCATTTTTGGATCTTTGGAATGTCTTCTGGGGTGGAAATGACCTGtccaagaaggatggattgcacctgaattggaaggtgactaacattctggcagggagatttgctagagctgctcaggaggatttaaaccaaAAAGGAGTAgggcggtgggggtgggggaggaggtgggggtagggacccagggaaatagtgaagaAATAGATCAATCCGAAaatggtacagttgggaaagggaacAAGTCAaatcagtcagggcaggcaggaacaaagcagcatTCAAGGTCggattgataaattaaactgcgtttatttcaattcaagaggcctaacagggaaggcaaatgaactcaggacatggttaggaaaatgggactgggatatcatagcaattatggagatgtggctcaggaatggacaggactggcagcttaatgttccaggatacaaatgctataggaaggaaaggaaggtggggcaagagaggagggggaagtagcatttttgataagggacagcattacagctgttcttacggaggatattcctgggaatatatcCATGgacattatttgggtggaatggagaaataggaatgggatgatcaccttattgtgaTTGTATTATTGacaccctaatagtcagagggatatTGAGTAACaaaactccttgaaagtagagtcgcaggtagataggatagggaagaaggcatttggtatgctttcctgtattgctcagagtattgagtacaggagttgggaggtcatgttgtggctgtacaggacattggttaggcctctgtcggaatattgcgtgcaatctggtctccttcctatcgggaagatgttgtgaaacttgaaagggttcagaaaagatttacaaggatgttgccagggttggagaaattgagctatagggagaggctgaacaggctggggctgttttccctggagcgtcggaggctgaagggtgaccctatagaggtttacaaaattatgaggggcatggatagggtaaatagacaaagtcttttccctggggtgggagagtccagaactggaggtttagggtgagagggagaagatataaaagagacctaaggggcaactttttcacacagagggtggtatgtgtatggaatgagctgccagaggaagtggtggaggctggtagaattgcaacatttaagaggcgtttggatggttatatgaataggaagggtttggagggatatgggccgggtgctggcaggtgggactagattaggttgggatatctggtcggcttggatgggttggaccaaaggatctgtttccatgctgtacatctctgtgactctatgactctatctcagttatctgtaagaataatagggtgggtgtagtcggggattttaactttccaaaaatagactgggactgccatagtgtcaagggtttagatggagaggaattttataagtgtgtataagaaaatggtctgattcagaatgtgaatatacctactagagaagctgcaaaacttgacctactcttgggaaataaggcagggcagttgactgaggtgtcagtgggggagcactttggggccagcaaccatagttctattagttttaaaattgtgatggaaaaggatagaccagatctaaaagttgaagttctaaattggaggaaggacaattttgacggtattaggcaagaactttcaaaagttgattgggggcagatgtttgcaggtaaagggatgactgaaaaatgggaagccttcagaaatgagataatgagagtccagagacagtatattcctgttcgggtgaaaggaaaggctggcaggTGTAGGGGATGCTGGAtgattagagaaattgaggttttagttaagaaaaagaaggaagcatatgttaggtatagacagcagagattaagggaatccttagaagagtataaagacagtatgAGTATatgtaagagggaaatcaggagggcaaaaagggacgtgagatagcttcggcaattagagttaaggagaatccaaagggattttataaatatattaagaacaaaaggtTCCTCgggagagaataagacccctcaaagatcagcaagacagccaatgtgtggagccacaggagatgggggagatactaaacaagaatttcccatcagtgtttactgtggcgaaatacatggaagatatagaatgtggggaaattgttggttacatcttgcaaaatgtgtttattacagaggaggtgatactggatgtcttaaaacacataaaagtggataaatccctaggacctgatcagatgtaccctagaactctgtgggaagctagagaagtgattgctgggtcttttgctgagatatttgtatcatcaatgccggaagactgggggttggctagcgtggtgctactatttaagaaaggtgataaggaaaagccagggaattatagaccggtgagcctgacattggtggtgggcaagttgttggagggtatcTTGAGGGTcatgatttacatgtatttggaaaggcaaggactgatccgggataatcagcatggcattgtgcgtgggaaatcatgtctcatgaacttgattaagATTTTGGAAGACAAAAATAAGATGATTGACGAGGGCAGTACAGTGGACGTGATCCATATGatcttcagtaaggtattcgacaaggttcctcatggtagactagttagcaaggttggCTCTCATGGAAtataaggagaactagccatttggatacagagcttgCTTGAGAgtggaaaacagagggtggtggtggagagttgcttttgaGGCGAGAGGCCTGTGATCAatggactgccacaaggatcgatgctggatccactgcttttcgtcatttatatggatgatttggatatgaacataggggGTAAGGTTAGTAAGTTCggaaatgacaccaaaattggaggtgtagtggacagcgaagagggttacctcattttacaataggatcttgatcagatgggccaatgagctgaggagtagcaggtggagtttaatttagaaaaatatgaggtgctgcattttggaaaagcaaatcagggcagggcttatacacataatggtaaagtcagggggaatgttgctgaacaaagagaccttggagtacaggttcacagctccttaaaAATGTAATCGCAGGTTGAtaggaagaaggcatttggtatgctttcctttattgatcagagtttgagtacaggagttgggaggtcatgttggggcagtacaggacattggttaggccacttttggaatattgtgtgcaattctggtctccttcctatcagaaggatgttgtgaaacttgaaaaggttcagaaaagatttacaaggatgctgccagagttggaagatttgagctgtagggagaggctgaataggctggggctgttttccctggggcgtcagagactgaggagtgaccttatagagatttataaaatgatgaggggcatggataggataaatagacaaggtcatttccctgggttggggatatccagaactagagggtataagtttagggtgaaaggcaaaaaatttaaaagtgacctaaagggcaactttttcatgctgaGGGGGTGCgtagagtatggaatgagctgccagaggaagtgatggaggctggtacaattacaatgtttaaaggcatctggattggtatctgaataggaaggttttagagggatatgagcacttctggcaaatgggactagattaggttaggatatttggtcggcacggacaagttagaccgaagggtctgtttctgtaccatacatctctatgactctcttattctatATCATTAAAGCAATAATTTTCTGGAATTGGATTGTCATCTCTTTTATCAAACATATGTTTTTAATGCTTTAGCCTATCAGTTTATCCAGGGTTTCATGAGGTTTGTCCACATAGTATCTACTTACATTTGGCTCCACTTTGCTGAACAGTTCAATGTTATTGTAGAGTTCCATGTTATCTGCTGTTTTGCAACTGTTGAAATTAGAATGTAGAAAATGTGTTCAAAGTTATAACATTTCATATTATCTTATTTAAATGTATGGATAATTGCCTGTATTTACAACCTAGGCATTGTATTTTCCATAAATAAAGCTGCCTTTAATAGTTTACTCATCATCGGCCATGCAAAACTGGTAGGAGTTCATTCAAGTCATTGACAGATCTTGGGTTTGATCTGTAACAGGCTTCACCTCAGTAATCAAAgcaagctaattcaattcaataaagctaattcaaaaaCCAGCACAATTATTTGGACCTCATCCTCTTTGCCCCGCACCAGAATATTTGTAAATTTAAGATTATCTTAACAGTGTCCTTATATTCTCCCTTTCTGCTCTACATTTGGTGAACAAACAGGGTGAAAGCAGGACAAAGTAACTAGTTTAAATTTCTCCCTCTGTGAGCAACACCACTTTTCACAATGGCATGACTGAAATTGAGAATCCACTGAACTGAGAATTCGTTTTCCTATTCCATGACACAGAACATTGGAATTCCACAACACTGTGCCATCTGGCTGCAGTTAAAATATTTAGTCCTAATCAGCGTTCACATTCAAGCTTTCTGATAGGTAGAGTTTCTGGCAATATCTATAAGTTAAAATAAACAGACCTTTAGGCAGACAGATGTCAGAACAGCTCCAAAACTGTGTAACTATCAACCGTGGAGTTTTACACCCTGCTCAATGAcaactttagcaatggaaagggatagatacataccacagggcaagagttatagctgagggaagggaaattatgatagGATTAGGTGAGATTTGGGAtccataggatggagaaggaaactgcaggagatgggcacaattgaaatgtggagcttgttcaaggaacagctactgcgtgtccttgataagtatgtatctgtctggcagggaggaagtggtcgagcgagggagccatggtttactaaagaagttgaatctcttgtcaagacgatgaagaaagcttatgtaaagatgagatgtgaaggctcagttagggtgcttgagagttataggttagccaggaaagacctaaagagagagctcaaaAGAGCCAGGAGAGGTCATAAGAAGcctttggcagatagagttaagaaaaaccctaaagctttctataggtatgtcaggaataaaagaatgactagggtgagattaggaacagtcaaggacaatagtgggacattgtgcgtggagtctgaagaggaaggagaggtgctaaattaatatttttcgtcagtattcacactggaaaaagacaatgttgttggggagaatactgagatacaggttattaaactagatgggattgaggttcataaggagggggtgttagcaattttggaaagtgtgaaagtagatatgtcccctgggcagaatttatcctaagattctctgggaagctagggaagagtttgcagagcctttggctttgatctttatgttgtcattgtctacaggaatagtgctagaagactggaggatagcaaatgttgtccctttgttcaagaaggagagaggtgacaacccaatgagccttacttatagaccagtgagccttacttctgctgtgggtaaagttttggaaaggattataagaaatAGGACTTGTGATCATCTAGAAAGAAATaatctgattagggatagtcaacacagaaaggtaggttgtgcctcacaaaccttattgaattctttgagaaggtgaccaaacaggtcagtgagggtaaagcagttgacgtggtgtatataatatttcagtaaggcgtttgaaaaGGTtctccacggtaggctattgcagaaaatacggagtATGGGAACGGGGGTgacttagcagtttggatcagagattggctagctgaaagaagactgagggtggtggttgatggaaaatattcatcctggagttcagttactggtggtgtactgcaaggatctgttttagggccactgctgtttgtcatttttataagtgacctggatgagggcatagaaggacgGATTTGTAAATTTGCGgctgacactaaagtcagtggatttgttgacagtgcagaaggatgttgcaggttaaagagggacatagataagctgcagaactaggctgagaagtggcaaaaggagtttaatgcagaaaagtgtgaggtgattcactttggaaggagtaacaggaatacagagtcctgggctaatggtaagattcttggtagtgtaaatgaacagagagatctcggtgtccacgtgcatagatccctgaacattgccacccaggttgatacaattgttaagaaggcatacggtatgttagcttttattggtaaaaggattgagtttcggagccatgaggtcatgttgcagctgtacaaaactaaatagcctcagcctatacaatggcatggtggctcagtggttagcactgctgcctcacagcaccagggtcccaggttcgattccagccttgggtgactgtgtggagtttgcaaattctcccagtgtctgcatgggtttcctccgggtgctctggtttcctcccacagttcaaagatatgcaggtcaggtgaattggctgtgctaaattgcccatagtgttaggtgtattagtcagagggaaatgggtctgggtgggttacttttaaaggggcggcacggtggtacagtggttagcactcctgcctcacagcgccagagacccgggttcaattcccgcctcaggtgactgactgtgtggagtttgcacgttctccccgtgtctgcgtgggtttcctccgggtgctccggtttcctcccacagtcacaaagatgtgccggtcaggtgaattggccatgcttaaattgtccgtagtgttaggtaaggggtaaatgtaggggtatgggtggtttgcgcttcggcgggtcggtgtggacttgttgggccgaagggcctgtttccatactgtaaagtaatctaatctaatctaaaaaaaaaaaaaactctggtgtggccgcatttggaatactgtctatagttctggtcgccatgttataggaaggatgtggaagcattggaaaggatgcagagaagatttaccaggatgttgcctggtatgtagggaaggttttatgaagaaaggctgagggacttgaggctgttttcattagagagaagaagattgagaggtgacttaatagagacatacaagatgatcagagtattaggtagggtggacagtgagagacctTTTCCTTCGATGGTgatgagggaacatagctttaaattgaggggtgatagatataggacagatgtcagaggtaggttctttactcagagactagtaagggtgtggaatgccctgcccaaACAGTAGTTGActtgccaacattaagggcatttaaataagCTTTGGATAAACTTATGGATGatcatggaatagtgtaagttagatggggtttagattggtttcataggttggcgcaacgttggaggttgaagggcctgtactacgatgtatcattctatgttctatcagtCACATTAGCCCAAGAAGTCATTTGATGATGATTAGTCTCGTCTAAGTATCATTATAGAGCTACGTCTTCAGCAATGCACAATGTGAGTTTGAACCTGCTTTTAAATATACATGTTCCAGTGATCAATGCAACAAAATAAATAATTCACGGTAAACACAATAAATTCTTACCTGAAGATCAGTCTGTATTTTTCAATTTTAACATCAACATCCTTGCTATCTTCTACACAGAACTCAACAAACACATAATTTTTGCGGTCATACCATTGTGTCTTTGCTGGCTGTCTGAATAAATAAAAGTTAATCAAAGAACAGTTAGTCATTCTTTAATCAGCTTACCACCACCTATCTCCAGGTTATttagggataagcaataaatgctgacctagctgtTGACATCTACATACTATGAAATAAAGAAAAATTCTTAAGGCCTTAGCTTTTAAAAATTAAACTGTAAAGAGGAGAGCATTTATTTTGATTCTTTAAGCCTTGGATGGTGACTTCACAGGAGTGAAATTAAGATAATTGGGTATTGAATCTTTTATTTTAAATGGGCATTAATGCTTGAAATATGAAAGTTGATAAGGTAACTTCTTATTCCTACAAATTCATGAGTGTGCTAAAAGTCCATGCATGAATCCAATATGCTCCATCTGTTAGCAACTGCCATTGTTCCCTGCAATCTAAAGACAGGATGTCCATCTAGAAATAACCAAGCAAAATCTTCTAAATTTTGTTGTGGAGCCAAGAAGACCATGAAattgacaggcaggaggctggaagaacacagcatcaCCAGGTgaggaagtcaatgttttggatgtaacccttcttcaggtagGGCTGGGGGGAGCTGCAAATAAAGGGAGTGGTGGGGCAGGGTGgtggagtggggataggtgatgacaggtagagggtattgatgggataaatagacaaaatcttttccctggggtggaggagtccagaactagagggcatagtttagggtgagaggggaaagatataaaagagacctaagggtcaacattttcactcagagggtggtatgtgtttgggataagctgccagaggaagtggtggaggctagtacaatggtTGGTCATTGgcaggaatgaatctggttggtggcagggaggagtggaagggaggggaaggggctgggaagagagtcgggggatgggaagggaggttgtttgaaattggagaaccaaatgttgagtcctccaggctgtatgctgcccaggcggaagatgagctgttgttcctccaatttcaggtttggttcgttgtggcaatggaggccAAGGTTAGTAGGGCTGGTGTCGTGGTAGTCATggtgtggcagtgagaaaggatTCACTGAATGCACGTCTGAGGGAGGCAGAGAACATCTTCAAAgtgggcatccttggaagagactTCGCAGTGGAACAaacttggttagagacaaaaaaaactgcagatgctggagatcttcaGCTCACCAGTATTTTGTTGATCCAGCTGGATAGTAAATacaaacctgattgaggtttttgaagaagtaacaaagaagattgatgaaggcttcaataaggcattcgacaaggttccccatgggagactggtgagcaaggttagatctcatggaatacagggagaactcgccatttggatacagaactggctcaaaggtagaagacagagggtggtggtggagggttgtttttcagactggaggcttgtgaccagtagagtgccataaggatcggtgctgggtccactacatttcatcatttatataaatgatttggatgtgagcataggagatatagttagcaagtttgctgatgacaccaaaattggaggtgtcgtggacagcgaagaagtttacttcagattacaacgggtcttgatcaaatgggccaatgggctgagaagtgacagatggagtttaatttagataaatgtgtgcattttgggaaagcaaaccttagcaggacttatacacttaatggtaaggtcctagagagtgttgctgaacaaagagaccttggagtgcaggttcatagctccttgaaagtggagtcacaggtagataggatagtgaagaaggcgtttggtatgctttccttcatcagtcaaagtattgagtacaggagttgcgaggtcatgttgcagctgtacaggacattggttaggccactgttggaatattgcatgcaatgctgatttccttcctaacagaaagatgttgtgaaacttgaaagggttcagaaaagatttacaaggatgttaccagggttggaggatttgagctatagggagagattgaatagactattttccctggagagtcggaggccgAGGAGTGGCCtgataggggtttataaaatcatgaggggcatggatcggataatagacaaagtctcttccctggggtgggggcagtCCAGAAtcagtgggcataggtttagggtgagagggtaaagatataaaagagacctaaggggcaactttttcatgcagagggtggtatgtgtacagaatgagctgccagaggaagtggtggaggctagtacaaatcaaaatttaaaaggcatctgatgggtatatgaataggaaggatttggagggatgtgggccgggtgctggcaggtgggactagattgggttgggagatctggtcggcatggacaggttgaaccgaagggtctgtttccatgctgtacatctc encodes:
- the ptges3l gene encoding putative protein PTGES3L, which gives rise to MSESAETDNRQPAKTQWYDRKNYVFVEFCVEDSKDVDVKIEKYRLIFSCKTADNMELYNNIELFSKVEPNDSRHKCSGRSITLFMRKVDGKKAWPRLTKEKTKLAWLTVDFDNWKDWHDDDEQMIDLEHYANMLKELKNTGPPPAMDDLDDEPLDSV